In Vitis riparia cultivar Riparia Gloire de Montpellier isolate 1030 chromosome 19, EGFV_Vit.rip_1.0, whole genome shotgun sequence, the following proteins share a genomic window:
- the LOC117908294 gene encoding uncharacterized protein LOC117908294, with amino-acid sequence MEKKQAKSHKKVEMRKMNNEEDRLVSFSKRRSIERQVSFLPFAVQKLGKEKEVQSKGQSLLKGKSPVGKNVAVTSPSKKPTEENMKGKGKEPETEMTPEEAIKKAQRDKKKKDKEIEKV; translated from the exons ATGGAGAAGAAGCAAGCTAAAAGCCATAAAAAGGTTGAGATGAGAAAGATGAACAATGAAGAGGATCGCCTTGTTTCCTTCTCGAAGCGCAGATCTATAGAAAGGCAAGTGAGCTTTCTACCCTTTGCGGTGCAGAAGTTG GGTAAAGAAAAAGAGGTGCAATCTAAGGGTCAATCTCTTTTGAAAGGGAAGTCTCCTGTGGGGAAGAATGTGGCAGTAACTAGCCCAAGTAAGAAGCCAACTGAAGAGAATATGAAGGGGAAGGGGAAAGAGCCTGAAACTGAAATGACTCCAGAGGAAGCCATAAAGAAAGCTCAAAGagataagaagaagaaggataaagaaatagaaaaagtttAG